TGACAGAACACAGAGGAACAGGTGTGTTTGCATTCCACAGCTAAAGCGAGGAGAAATGGGGAAGCACgacaggtgtttgttttttgggcACCGTACCTGTATGTCTTAGTGCTGTCTTTTGGGCCATGGTCTTCCTCTGACAGCTCATATGGGTCTCCAGTCTGATGGTGCAAAGATGCCAcctgtcaaaaataataaaaagttatttgatcatctttttattattagatTTCCCTTTCTACGTCTGTATTTTCTTACCTGGCCACCAGCTGTCAGATGAGCCAGTATTAGGGTTTCATTTCCTGTAGGACCGACCCTAGACAGTGTCGTCTTCTTCTTTCTGCCTCGTTTGGAGGGCGCCGGCATCACAACAACATGGGACGCCCCGTCCCCTTCTTTTTTGTCTACGACAGGATCAACAGCACAAGTAAAGAGAAGAGAATACTCTTGAGTCCTTCTGTATATTAACTGTCCTCTACGTGTTGGTCTGTGGGTATATTAATGTCAAATGGATAATCAAAGTATGGTGCAGGAAGCCTCATGTTTTTAACTGTGCTTACTTTTTCAGGTGTAATTAACATTTGAGTAACGACATCATGGTAATAAGAGCCTTTGTCACAGAAAATGTTATTAAGGCAGTACATTTTAGATCCATATACAAGATATATCACATGATATGGGTGTCATCAGTACGTGTGTTTTACCTGCAGAATGGAGTGCTGAAACAATCATGGTCGTTGCTGGATGATGACCAGAGACAAACGACTGAGAGGAGGTGGGAGAGACTAGTGTTCCCTGAGGAGTTGTGATGACCAGACCCGCTTCACAGAACGTGACAAAggaagaaacaacaaaaaaagatcaCACATTACAAAAGGTAAACTATTGGCAGTACGAAATTCAAAAATTCAAAGTTGATCCTTGTGGACGGTGTTATTCCCATGATTATAGTCTGTCCTTGAAGTTCAGGAATTTGTCTAGAATTCCGGGctattccatttaaaaaaaatgtatattaccAACCAATGTTGTGTACCATTGTACGAAACCTGGAAGTGTCACGATAGCGCTACAAAAGAGTGTGACAGCACAGCGCTCCTGTTCCATTATTTGAAAGGAAGGCCTGAGGTTGTAGCGTAAATGGAGACACACAGGTGTTCATTTTACCCACAGTTCTTCTACTGGCAATGTGTGCTCTTAGCCCACAGTGCTGCTTGAAGGTAACTGGAATTTCAAATTGTTCTGATGAACTAAATCATTTATTGCATCACTGTTATTTTATGGTTTAGAACTATACTTAATCCAGCCTCAACCTTcgggtttttgttgttgttttacgtTGGTCTGATTTTACTTTGTCCTTTGATCATTAAATATTAAGTCATGTATCGTGGAATAAACATAATTAGTCTCAACCTGAGAAAGATCCAGAAGGTTCTCCATGCAGAGACACTCACCTGCTGTCATGATGCCTGTGGAGGGGACAGACAGCATGTTCTGGGTGCTGTGAGCCGGGTGGAGGTGTGCCACACTACAAGCCTGCCCTCCTCCATCTGTCTTTGTCCCAGGAGTGGGGATGGTGAGAAGAGCTGTTTGGTAGTGGGATGCAGgggaagaagagaaggaagCATTCTTTTCCTGTTGCTCTTTCACCTTGTTCAGGAACATCGCATTCTCAATCTGTCAGTAAAGAGAAGATTTTTCATTTGCTTACTCAGACTGGTCTCCCTCAATCCTCTTCTTGTCAAAAAACACACCTCAAAAGGAGCTTATTCCTCTTCATGTCAATCCTAAAGAAACTATATATTCTTGATTTATTGTCCAGACTTACCTGTCCTGATACAGTGGGGATGGGAGACCAGAAATACGATGAATTAAAATGAGAGTCTTCCATCATTTCTGCAATGACACAAAAGCAGCAACCATTAATTACTGTTATGACCTAGTAAATACTACCACTGGTTACTTTGCAATGATAAATGTTACATACAAATACTACAAAGACATAACCAACAGTGCACAGACCATAGCAGCTAAAGGAACAATCCTTCTTAACTCAAATTACCAATATGTAAACTAAAGTGCAAAAAAACCTCAACcacaaaattaacaaaaaagtgattATCATTCCCAACTTCACTGAGAGATCTTTTAATACAAGACGTAACCCTGTTTACCTATATCAGTAATATTTGTGAACATAGTACTACAGGCTTACATTTGCAACTATGAAGACAAAGATGAGACAGGTGATTCCCCACACCAATGAGGAtatgctacttttttttttaagggccCAGCCATGACCCGATTAACGTGCTAGTGAACCCAGGGCAGAAATGAGCTCCTGCTTCCCTATTAATCCCCAGGCTTGTTGCATGGTAAAATTGAACACAATTTAATTTAGGAATATGCATCTTGTAGCAAAATACCAGATGAAATCGTAGTACTCCTCAAGACCTGTAAAAAGACTTGAatgtgtaaaatcagtggaGCTTCTCTTTAATTTCCACACAGGGCCCCTCTTTAAAGCACAGTCTCCAGATTAGGTAAAAAAGCTGGACCAACCATAAGGGCCTTAGCATGTCAATGGATACTGCATATAAGGACATTATAGCCTATATGATGGCTGAATTAAATTTAGTTGCTTCagtttcctcatattgtgcatgctggctcactgacACACTGTCCCTGTTTTCCTACTACAAGTCAATATATCTTACCACAAACTAATTGCCACACAGTGAAGCTGGGGGTCTGAGGGCCCCTGCAGGTGTGGGGCTCTTGGGGCAGTTGCTCACTTTGGCTGGTTAGTCATTCAGCCTTAGGCCCAGCCTTGTTGGATCCTACAGGCaaaattacaattaaataaaaaaaagagatagaAACGAAAGGTATTCTGAATGACAAAAGAACATATATCGTTTTAATAACTAACTGATTAGCCAAAGACCACCTATGTGGTTTGTCTCCGAGATTAACATtagcaaaaagaaaatgtgtaacGTTACGTTTCCATTAAATAGTATGCTCCTGTAAAGTTAATTACATCAAATATGTGATGCAATGTTCAGCTTTCTATACTGGACTTCAACTGGAAGGTGTGAATTTAATTGGTTTGAGCACGACCTCAATTGTGTGGTAGGCTATTTACAGCAACTTGTTAGCTAGAAGTTGGCTCAACAGACCCACATCACGCTTAATAACAACACACCTAACCTAAAGGTAACTTTTATGAAATGCCACAAATCAGATATACCGGTATGCATTGTTTACAATAGGCCGTAGCTCAACAGAACGACTCAATTTCGGCTGCTTGCATCTTGTAGTTAATCAGGCCCGACGTGCTGATTAACATACAGTTAGCTAGCACACAGCACAGTGTGTCTGTAGTAACGTTACCCCCCTGCAGCTGCTTGGGAAGAAAATAACaagcaaagcaaaaaaaaacaaaggataaaaaaaaactgaagcgAAAGAAAAAAACCAATAGACCATCCTTACAGACTTCCGGCTGTGTGGACGGGTGGAGAGGCGGCAGCAGTCATGTAGCTAAAATCTTCCAAAAAATACTATCGACTGCACGGAGAATAGTAGCGTTTACCGGTAACGACGACTACGTCTCCCTCCCCGGAACTCCCGTAGCTCGGGACAATTTGGACACAGTTTCCAAATTCCAGTGAAGTTTTTGCCTTTTcgctctttctttttttttttcttttttttttttttagatttttttttttctccctccggTGAAGCAGTTGCAGCTGCCGCTATCTTCACTTCCCCCGGATAACGCCGTCAGAcaaaaggagtgtgtgtgtgtgtgtgtgtatatgtgttgatgtcacttcctgtaaCTGAGGGACACAGTTAAATAAAAACGTTCTGAAATGTAACATGTCTTCGGTCAGCTAGTTGGTATGTTTACAACGGCGGTTAAATTGGGAAtctaccatagacagtatataagaaggaATATACACGGATTTTAACCACGTCCGTTCCTTATATTCTGTCTATAGTCCGTTCATGGTTGTTTGACTTTGACAGAGTTTAAGTTGTGAGTGGAGGCAAGCTGCGTTTATGTGCTTTCGGAAGTAATCGAGTGCCGTAAGTGACAGGGTCATGAGGAACTTTTAATCGTTCCTTCAAATATATTTTGTTCTCTTAAATTACAATTTATAATTTCATATTACTAAATTGTGCGCGTAATACACTTTACCCCACTTTTAGTAATTTAGTACGTACCCTCAAATTACTTATTAACTTCCCTTTGGTTAATGTGTGTAAAATTAATTTGTTTCTGCGTAATTCACTCTCAAATGAATAACTATCTACCTGTATTCTGTAAATGTTTATCCTCCTCACACCTTAGGAGCCTACACTTGACCCAGGGGTCCAAGTAGGGCTGCATTTACCCGCCAGGGGTCCCAGCTGTCCCAGACCATTTTAGGCCTTGCCCCATTGTTTATCCAGCCTTGAGTCTGAGGGATCAGGGAGCCCCTAGAGTTACAAACTTATATAGCCTTGATCTTTGCGACTTGTtatagcttctcaaatgtgacaaTTTGTTGAGTGTCCTTGTCCTATTCGAGTAAATTGAATATTGCTTTTCTGCACATTTAGTTCAGTTTTAGTTTAAACCGTGCAGGAATTCGATGGTTAGAGCCTGTGTTCtcgacagtttaaaaaaaaaaaaaatgaatatataaaaataaaaagtttattcTAAATGCTGAATGACATTTTTCCTTGTCTAATCAAGTGTATGTGCATGCCTAACATTTGGTGATGTTTATTTGTCAAACATTCGTTTTTATCTAACAAATATCGAAGTGCGAATGGCTTTCCTATGACTCTCCTATGTCACCTTGCTGCTAAATCTCCAAAATAAATCAGCTATTAtgatttagtttatttaatttagtttttattcttAATCTCGATTTGGAGACACAAAAATATGACTTGATGGAAtagcacttgaaggcagcacaGAGTTACTGTCCTTCGTCCTCCGGTTGACAGACTTTGGGTCAGTTAGACTTTTGTTTTGTGAATTAATTGCATGTAACATATACAACCATACACAATCATGTCTGATTAAATGAAAACCCGAGAACGgtaaatgtactgtacaagTCTATTTAttgttaacctttttttttttaatgcaatatGTTATCCGTCCACATGGTGTCGCTGTAAGGACAAGTTATACACGTCAACTGTGTCATCAACATCCGGCGACACGTCTCTTCAACCCACTTCCGAGCCTTCTGatacatgtttatttatttaaacctcTCCCGTGTTTtcattaaaagacaaatgtTGCGTCTTTGACACAATACTCTAAGTCAGCTTGGCAGTGTAAAGTGTAGTTAACCCGCAGCGCTTTCGACAAGCCCAGAGCTTCTAATGGGGGAGGTGAGGAAGCTTCAGAAGAAGTTGAGACAGATTGGAAATCTGGAAATAAAGATCAGTCTTACCCCAGAGGAGAGATTCAAGGTACAGAAACACTTCATCTGCCTTTTTGTCCCaatgttaactgtgtgtgtaatCTGTGTGACTTTTGCCAATCCTGAATAGATTTCCCTCAGGTGTAACAACAGGTTATGACTGCAGACTTTACTAAAGCACAGACACAGATTCAgtcaaaaattaaaacattagaaCATATCCATCTTCACCAGCTGACACAGGTTGAAAAATTCAGTAGAGTAGAGCTGCTTATTTATACATCATTAAAATACACCATTAAATATTACACATCATATTTGGCACATAGTAGCCAAGCTCACATGGTTATATAAAAATTGTTTTAATGGTGTTCTGCGATGCTACAAAGTTATGAAGTAAGGTATCATAAATTTGGGATatcataaagaaaaaaatatgtgatTAACATGAATTAATGATAATGGTGGAAATGAATAATTTGACAGCTTTTGCCCTAGGAATTTTGGAAATCAGAAGGTTTCACGTTGAGCAGAGTGCATTAGAAAAATAATGATCAGGAACTTTAGGAGAGCCTTGCTGTGTTAAAGGGCAAAATCTGAATTCTGTAAGTTATGGTCATGCCCTACAACAGTGTTTTTTCTGTACTGCACTGCCCCCCTATTCTAATCCCCTAATTGGAAACAGGAAAATAAATGCTGTTGCACACATTTGCAGTTGAAGATTATTCGGTAGTGATGGTGAAGGTTACTGGTACCCATGATTCATTTCTGTGACTAAGTTGCATTTCCTTGTATGAACTTACAGTGTATGATGAAACCGCTAATCAGAAAATGATtgtaaaacagaaataacaaaataaattccctttaaaaaatatattacacaGTATTTACAATGAATAATCTCATATAAGTAACACACAGATttcacattttgggaaaaagtTAATGGATTTACTTATTTATCACTTGTAAAAATAGTAGAACGTAACTACCTAAGTATTTAAAGTGGCAATTGTTAAGATTTCAGTTCTGGTTGATTTAGAATTTGTATTTGAGTAAAAATGGAATTGTTCGTAATACTGCATATAGATATCGCAATACTTTCATCTGTAAGCCATATGCTCAATCACCATTGTAATACCTCCTTCAGCAGTAGActcaacagacatttatttgaaTGAAAATCTTCAAGATTACCGGTTTGCAgtttaagtatttccattttatgctacttcatAGTgggaaatattttactttttacctcaatacatttatttgacagataAGGTTACTTGTTGCTTTTCAAACTGaagttttacattgaaaataTATAATACGTCTTTTAGAATATGATTTATCGTTGAAGATTAAACTACCCTACACAGTGCAGAATATAGCTACTATAATTAGGCTAGATTAAACCAGACAAGATACAtaattaaaatgctgcttacacagATGTGTATCAATTAATCAATAACAAGGGTTATACTGCTACCAACGAGTATTTCCGCTTttgatacttttacttcagtatttttttttttaaatacagggCATTTAATATGAAATgagtttttttatattgttttctttttttattgtcaaaatAGAAGAAGCAGACATTCAGACTTCAACTGTAGTCTCTAATAACGGTCAAACATTGGATCCTACATTGCCCACAATGTTCAATCACACAATTCTGTCTTGTTATACCCTGCCTGCCTACAATTGCCCAAATATTTTTAAACAACATGTCCCCACTTTCTGTAAAATAAATTGTCATCTCCAAGCCCAAGCAGAGACAACCCTGATGAGATCATGATTACATCATCAGGGGTTATTGTCTCAGATGTAACAAAGCACCACCAGAGCCACTAAAGATCTCATATAAATGTTTTCTCAATTAAAGAAGTAGACATTTATGTGTAAAACTGgtggagttctcctttaacacAGGAAACAGACACTTTCAGTCACAAGTTGACAGGCCTGATTCACTCATTCATGCATCTTTCATATCTCACAATCAGACAGTACAGTGTACTGCATTGCCAGTTGCAGTCTAATAAATCAAGACAGGCGGAGTATATTGGTTGTGCATATAAACAACTTGTGGATTTACTGGCTTGGTTTACAACCAATCTCGTGCCTTCTTCCCTCTCAGATCTCCAGGAAGGCGGAGCTGCGTTCCAGATTGGCTGAGCTTCAGCTGCAGCTTTCTGGCCCGCAGCAAACTCTGGGGATTGTGGGAGACGGAAAAAAGGAGAAGATGAAAAGACAAGTGTAAGGAAGTGAGGGAGAGGTACCAACAAGAGGGGGCAGATGGAGAAAAGCATAATTCTTCAAAAGCAACAACATTCACTTTGAAGCCTTTGATCTTTTTTGTACGTCTGTCTAAACACACTGGAGGTCAAATACTGTCACGCTTTCCACTGTCgataatgtgtaatgtaaacATCATTCAGAGATGTCATCCTTCCTATTGAAGCCCCTCAGGGCAGATAATTGGAATCAACGTGTGGatattcaacaagaaaaaatctAATTGAATGAAACACTCTTTCCAATACACAGACTAGGAGCTCATTAAGAagtactgtttttgtttgtgtgggaCTTGGAGAAGCTCTACAGGTATGCTCCCTGTCACAGAGGATGTTGTGTGCCGCTTGCATCTTGGTTATTCATTCAGCTTTCGCTTTTCTGCACTGGCACAGGGAGGATACCCCTGAGGCCCTTCCATCACAAACGCCTCCAGCCTCCAAGATCCTTAAGGGAGAAGAGAAGTCCAAAGCTCAAGCAACGCCAGCGCCGGCTGCCAGGCAGAGGGAAACAGGAGGGGGAGCACGGATAGGCAGACAGCAGGAAAGGACAGAGCCGGCCAAGGTGTCGGATCACTGCCGAGACGTGTCAGGAGGCTGCTCTGACTTTGACACAGATCAGCACATTCGACAGTCAGGTCTGATTgagtacattattattatagtttatCGCAGGCAATCAAAAGCACAATGCAGtgcccttatttttttttaaagattattttttggggcttttccgccttttaaTATTTGACAgtacagctaggtgagaaaggggtgagaaagggggaagacacgcaggaaatttgtcacaggtcagattcaaacccgggacctctgcgtcgaggcataaacctctcagtatatgtgcgcctgctctaccactgatccaacccggccacagaaGTGCCCTTATTTTGTCGTTAACATCTTAAATCAGATTATATCATGTATGCCACAGGTATTCCCAACAAGCTCATGTGGCTGTCAGTATTAAAACCAACAGCCTGCATTTGCTTCCCTGAAGACAGGACCCACGTTTTGCATCCTTGCAGCTAAATAAGCCCCATGTTTCGTGGTGGCAGACTAATCCATATTGAAGAAGTGTGTAGATTAACAAGCTGGGGTGCTGATGAGTCAACATTGCTAATTGGACAAATCATTTCCTTTACAGAGGCTGAATTTGCATCCCTCAAATCGTCTTGGGAGAAAGCAAAGTTTCGCTTGCGGCTGTTGGAGGGTCACAATGACATCGTCACCTGTGTGGTTGCTGTTGACAACCTGGTGGTTTCTGGAAGGTAAAGCAGGAAAGAAGGTCCTATTTGCATAATGGATGTGCAAAGTGAAAATTTCACCTAATTTATCACTTAATATGCTCCCGCTCTCTCCCTCGCTGTCtgacatatttatttttcttccccCTGCCGAGATGGCCCGGTGCAAATCTCTCGCGATTTATGTCGAACGCCTTTTAACTTTGCTTGTTTTCACcttctctcactctctaacTCACTTTCTACCCTTCTACATCCTCGCTTTCTCGCTGCATCCATCTTCCTCTTCTAAGCCGAGATACGACGGTGAAGGTGTGGCACGTTCCCACTGCAACGGAGCACAAGAACCTGGGGGGTCACGCTGGTGgagtcacctgtctgtctgcgcCTCCCCCTGAGTACTGCAGGAGGCTGGGTGAGGACACACAcggttgcacacacacacacacatccacatccTTACATGTGCACCAACTACAGCTGAGTAATGCCTGTGTCCTGCTGTCTGGTAATTATAGGAGCAGTTCATCAGATCAACCCCAGCGAGAGATAACCTCAGTAGGCACTTTAGAGAGTtcgctgtctgtctgtagcAGGCAGCCTTCCATCACTTGAACTCCAACTCCCTCTCTGGCTCGCCTCCTACACTCCCTCCCCACCTGCTTCCCCACCTAAAATACCAAATTGAGAAGTGCAGCACATAGATTACGCAGCTCAGTCGAACTAATAGTCACACAGTGTTCATAGACTAAttattactttctttttttaaatcatgccTATTCTCTCTTTGCCTCTTTCTTGCAATCTGTCCCCTTTTTGTACATCATCACTTATTTACAGCTTCCTCTCAGCTTAATCTTtttgtcctcttctctctctctctctttttctgatCCCCattctttcctcctcctcattctcctcctcctcctcgtcttccCCTGTCCCCTCCCGctcttctgtctgtgtttgcccTCTCGCCAGCCCGGTCCCTGTCTTTGTCCGACAAGGAGAGGTTTATTTTGAGTGGCTCGGCAGACTGCTATGTGAAGATCTGGGCCCTGAGCATTGGTATgcttaaccacacacacacacacacacacacacacacacacacacacacacacacacacacacacacagatatacagtatatacatatatatacatatattaaggTAGACAGAGCCTCAGGGAaacgtgtctctgtgtgtgtacatcgtAATCAATGTATGCCTGTGTGACTGGTGGTCtgtgtcctgtcaattaaattAGTATTTTCCTGTTACTTCCAGGGCAGTGTGTTAAGTCTATCTACACGTTCAATGCTGTGACTGCACTCTGCTTTTTGCCAGAGGAAGAGGGCTACTTCATCACTGGAtcaggtgtgtttttgtgtggaaaaataTGACCTAGTGACAAAGTGAAGTGAACACAATAGTTGGAATTTGACATAGTggtattatattgtatttttattttacatctaTTTCTGTACATCTATGTGCTTTGGAGGAGACA
This window of the Perca flavescens isolate YP-PL-M2 chromosome 6, PFLA_1.0, whole genome shotgun sequence genome carries:
- the si:ch211-154o6.3 gene encoding vegetative incompatibility protein HET-E-1; its protein translation is MGEVRKLQKKLRQIGNLEIKISLTPEERFKISRKAELRSRLAELQLQLSGPQQTLGIVGDGKKEKMKRQVEDTPEALPSQTPPASKILKGEEKSKAQATPAPAARQRETGGGARIGRQQERTEPAKVSDHCRDVSGGCSDFDTDQHIRQSEAEFASLKSSWEKAKFRLRLLEGHNDIVTCVVAVDNLVVSGSRDTTVKVWHVPTATEHKNLGGHAGGVTCLSAPPPEYCRRLARSLSLSDKERFILSGSADCYVKIWALSIGQCVKSIYTFNAVTALCFLPEEEGYFITGSDGGKVQAWSWQTFENCQSINAHQEAVTSIQSQGPLVFSGSAEGGVSVWENRCSDRDPLRLLHHWGEQVTGCGGGSGGRLTLSPRGDRVFLSYGRAWLKILHWRTGTMSRLTNHNSITGVTDCVHQTGGLLIGSCYDLANGESSLNLFSLPQCQYLASLSWPDAPRILCFTAWATGSGDHRWVTGGHDLIVWEQLPSSGKQRGDVTVKRDSRLESCSLESEGDTEDDEETDDYEDDDDNAEGKDIVEDRGSGSWLRCILQ